One region of Elusimicrobiaceae bacterium genomic DNA includes:
- a CDS encoding ribosome-binding factor A, which produces MTDRIAKLEDLLLREIAAYMAKARSGGIPGIVTITHVRLDKNLQSARVFYSVMGGSVDRDLTDRILMSLRRDMIMGLRKRLHLKRIPSLNFQFDTGPAQAAAVETVFERIRREGQSADHDCSAGESE; this is translated from the coding sequence ATGACCGATAGGATCGCAAAACTGGAAGACCTCCTGCTCCGGGAAATCGCCGCTTATATGGCGAAAGCCCGGAGCGGGGGCATTCCCGGAATTGTGACGATAACCCATGTCAGGCTGGACAAGAATCTTCAGAGCGCGCGGGTGTTTTATTCGGTTATGGGCGGTTCGGTTGACCGGGATCTGACAGATAGAATACTCATGTCTTTGCGGCGCGATATGATAATGGGCCTGCGCAAGCGGCTGCATCTGAAACGCATCCCGTCGCTGAATTTTCAGTTTGATACCGGCCCCGCGCAAGCCGCCGCCGTGGAAACCGTTTTCGAGCGCATCCGCCGGGAAGGACAGTCCGCCGACCATGATTGCTCTGCCGGAGAATCTGAATAA
- a CDS encoding DHH family phosphoesterase, producing MIALPENLNNELEKAARAIRAGRDFFIAVHRNPDGDCLGCALAMASVLGRLGKTCFLYSVSPIPENLGFLPGIDRFTADAGVPSGRQFDTALMMECSAPARAGAVEGILAATENTINLDHHSTFEPYGTVNAVAPGLSSVSELAGRLQTVLLGLPFTREEADCYYTGVVTDTGRFQYPSTTASTHRFAAELIDAGADFARINRLVYGVKAYPAVKLLGRALEKLYLADGGRTAVSVLALEDFEDCAARSQHTEEIVNYGVMIPGVRVSVLFREEPGRITVNFRSSGEVDVSAIAGEFGGGGHRAAAGCKHSGATLDELMGRILPAIAARYGRE from the coding sequence ATGATTGCTCTGCCGGAGAATCTGAATAACGAACTGGAAAAAGCCGCCCGCGCGATCCGCGCCGGGCGCGACTTTTTCATTGCCGTGCACCGCAATCCGGACGGCGACTGCCTCGGGTGCGCCCTGGCGATGGCCTCTGTGCTCGGGCGGCTGGGCAAAACCTGCTTTCTTTACAGCGTAAGCCCGATACCTGAAAATCTGGGCTTTCTGCCCGGCATAGACCGGTTTACGGCGGACGCCGGCGTTCCCTCCGGCCGGCAGTTCGACACCGCGCTAATGATGGAATGCTCCGCACCCGCCCGGGCGGGCGCGGTGGAGGGCATTCTGGCCGCAACTGAAAACACGATCAATCTCGATCATCACAGCACTTTCGAGCCTTACGGCACGGTGAATGCCGTCGCGCCGGGTCTGTCGTCGGTTTCGGAACTGGCCGGCCGTCTGCAGACGGTTTTGCTTGGCCTGCCGTTTACCCGGGAAGAGGCCGACTGCTATTATACCGGCGTGGTTACGGATACGGGCCGGTTCCAGTATCCGTCAACCACGGCTTCCACGCACAGGTTCGCGGCGGAACTGATTGACGCCGGCGCAGATTTCGCGCGCATCAACCGGCTGGTTTACGGCGTGAAAGCCTATCCGGCGGTCAAGCTGCTGGGCCGCGCGCTGGAAAAGCTTTATCTGGCTGACGGAGGCAGAACCGCCGTCAGCGTGCTGGCGCTGGAGGATTTTGAGGATTGCGCCGCCCGGTCCCAGCATACCGAGGAAATAGTGAACTACGGGGTGATGATACCCGGAGTGCGGGTGTCGGTTCTGTTTCGGGAGGAGCCGGGCCGGATTACCGTCAATTTCCGGTCGTCCGGCGAGGTTGACGTGAGCGCGATCGCCGGTGAATTCGGCGGCGGCGGGCACCGCGCCGCGGCGGGCTGCAAACACAGCGGCGCCACGCTTGATGAGCTGATGGGGCGCATACTGCCCGCGATAGCGGCCCGCTACGGGCGGGAGTGA
- the truB gene encoding tRNA pseudouridine(55) synthase TruB: protein MTEQQSGQISGFLLVDKPSGWTSHDVVAVARGRLKVRRIGHAGTLDPAATGLLVLLVGAATKKQSEFQQGGKVYSGVMALGAETDTWDADGRITASYPTGGLDPAAVSASLTAMQGTVKQTVPPYSAVKVNGTPLYRLARRGEVVAPVEKTVNIYKWRDVSVRLPEVMFTVECGGGTYVRSLAWMLGRELGCGGHLKSLRRLKVGEFAVEDALPGADLKTMPREAITARLLQL, encoded by the coding sequence ATGACAGAACAGCAAAGCGGCCAGATTTCGGGTTTTCTGCTGGTGGATAAACCCTCCGGCTGGACCTCTCATGATGTCGTGGCCGTTGCGCGCGGCAGGCTGAAAGTGCGCCGGATCGGGCATGCCGGCACGCTGGATCCCGCGGCCACGGGGCTTTTGGTTCTGCTGGTGGGCGCGGCGACGAAGAAACAGTCGGAATTTCAGCAGGGCGGGAAGGTATACAGCGGCGTGATGGCGCTCGGCGCGGAAACCGACACCTGGGACGCCGACGGCAGGATAACCGCCTCTTATCCGACCGGCGGGCTGGATCCGGCGGCTGTTTCCGCCAGCCTGACCGCCATGCAGGGCACTGTGAAGCAGACGGTGCCGCCCTATTCCGCAGTCAAGGTGAACGGCACGCCGCTTTACCGGCTGGCCCGCAGGGGCGAAGTTGTGGCGCCGGTTGAAAAGACGGTCAATATTTACAAATGGCGCGATGTTTCGGTGCGATTGCCTGAAGTTATGTTTACCGTGGAATGCGGCGGCGGCACCTATGTGCGCTCTCTGGCCTGGATGCTGGGGCGCGAGCTGGGCTGCGGCGGACACCTCAAGAGCCTGAGGCGGCTGAAGGTGGGCGAGTTTGCGGTGGAAGACGCGTTGCCCGGCGCGGATCTGAAAACCATGCCGCGCGAAGCGATCACGGCGCGGCTTCTGCAGCTTTGA